From a single Lewinella sp. LCG006 genomic region:
- the ubiE gene encoding bifunctional demethylmenaquinone methyltransferase/2-methoxy-6-polyprenyl-1,4-benzoquinol methylase UbiE, with translation MKEQVTPYGDGDAKKSQVSRMFNRIAASYDLLNRMTSLGIDVIWRKRAIAQLNPQEHKKILDVATGTADVALEIRKQMPGVTHITGLDISSEMLAFGREKVSKKGWDDQITLIEGDSEDLPFEDNTFDAVTVAFGVRNFEHLEVGLKEIHRVIRPGGKLVVLEFSHPQAFPIKQLFNLYFKYILPSIGRVISKDKKAYQYLYESVQAFLNQEAFLEQLSQIGFKSNQCRSLTFGISSLYTGIK, from the coding sequence ATGAAAGAACAAGTGACGCCCTACGGTGATGGGGATGCAAAAAAAAGCCAGGTTTCCCGCATGTTTAACCGGATAGCTGCCAGCTATGACCTGCTCAACCGAATGACTTCTTTAGGTATTGACGTTATCTGGCGCAAGCGAGCCATAGCCCAACTCAACCCCCAGGAACATAAAAAAATTCTGGATGTAGCTACTGGCACGGCAGATGTAGCCTTGGAGATTCGTAAGCAAATGCCAGGAGTAACGCATATTACCGGTCTGGATATCAGTTCAGAAATGTTGGCTTTTGGCCGAGAGAAAGTAAGTAAAAAAGGCTGGGATGATCAAATCACGCTGATCGAAGGAGATTCAGAAGATTTACCTTTTGAAGACAATACTTTTGATGCCGTTACCGTTGCCTTTGGTGTTCGTAATTTTGAGCACTTGGAGGTAGGATTAAAAGAAATCCACCGGGTGATTCGGCCAGGGGGAAAATTGGTGGTGCTGGAATTTAGTCATCCACAAGCATTTCCCATCAAACAGCTCTTTAATTTATACTTCAAGTATATACTTCCGAGCATCGGGCGCGTTATCTCCAAAGACAAAAAAGCTTACCAGTATCTTTACGAATCGGTACAGGCATTCCTCAACCAGGAGGCTTTTTTAGAACAATTATCTCAAATAGGCTTTAAATCAAACCAATGCAGGTCGCTAACCTTCGGCATTTCGTCGCTTTACACGGGTATAAAATAA
- a CDS encoding outer membrane beta-barrel protein, with protein MQVANLRHFVALHGYKITLICLLLMSSMAVRAQIGGKGNYNFFEFQQKPYYFGITLGINNSSFTPFRSEEFLYSDSIQAVQALRGPGFNLGIVTNLKIGDYFDFRFLPTLSFGERQLVYDQTRRGALPNQRRVESVFVEMPFHFRYKSAPYKDKRLFVLTGVKYSFDVASDSRARQAESLVKISPHDFALEYGAGVQFFFPYFIFSPEIKFSHGIGNTLIFNPSLEESTVLEKVLSRTFTLSFHFEG; from the coding sequence ATGCAGGTCGCTAACCTTCGGCATTTCGTCGCTTTACACGGGTATAAAATAACGCTGATTTGTTTGCTCTTGATGAGCAGCATGGCTGTTCGGGCACAAATTGGCGGTAAAGGAAACTATAACTTTTTCGAGTTTCAACAGAAGCCTTATTATTTCGGAATCACGCTAGGGATAAACAACAGTAGTTTCACCCCCTTTCGTTCAGAAGAATTTCTGTATTCCGACAGTATCCAGGCAGTGCAAGCACTCCGCGGGCCTGGCTTCAACCTAGGTATTGTCACTAACCTCAAGATTGGAGATTATTTTGACTTCCGCTTCCTCCCTACCCTCTCTTTTGGAGAACGCCAACTCGTTTATGATCAAACACGGCGCGGTGCCCTCCCTAATCAGCGGAGGGTAGAGTCCGTTTTTGTAGAGATGCCTTTCCACTTCCGCTACAAATCTGCTCCATATAAAGACAAAAGACTCTTTGTCCTGACCGGTGTAAAATACAGCTTTGACGTAGCCAGCGATTCGCGTGCCCGGCAAGCGGAAAGTCTCGTAAAGATTTCTCCCCACGATTTTGCTTTGGAATACGGTGCTGGCGTGCAATTCTTTTTCCCTTACTTTATTTTCTCTCCAGAGATAAAATTCAGCCATGGCATTGGCAATACATTGATATTCAATCCTTCACTGGAAGAATCAACTGTCTTGGAGAAAGTATTGAGCCGTACCTTCACCCTTAGCTTTCATTTTGAAGGGTAA
- a CDS encoding GIY-YIG nuclease family protein: protein MYFVYALKSHDRNYIYVGLTNNIDRRINEHNAGYNKTHFFQK, encoded by the coding sequence ATGTACTTTGTCTACGCATTAAAATCTCACGATCGCAATTATATCTACGTTGGACTAACCAATAACATTGACAGAAGGATCAATGAACACAACGCAGGCTACAACAAAACACATTTCTTTCAAAAATAA
- a CDS encoding GIY-YIG nuclease family protein, protein MYFVYVLQSLNHNFRYTGMTQNLERRLNQHNRGNTSSTQFYAPFMIIHSEAFDDSNEARTREKYLKSAAGRRWIKEKYL, encoded by the coding sequence ATGTATTTTGTCTACGTTTTACAGTCGTTAAATCACAATTTTCGCTACACTGGGATGACCCAAAACCTTGAACGACGCTTAAATCAGCATAATCGGGGAAACACTTCTTCTACTCAATTTTATGCTCCTTTTATGATAATCCATTCAGAAGCATTTGATGACTCTAACGAAGCCAGAACACGCGAAAAATATCTCAAATCAGCCGCTGGCAGAAGATGGATTAAAGAAAAGTATCTCTAA
- a CDS encoding RNA ligase (ATP) produces the protein MRKLASLQRITALEPIPNADSILKATVLGWQLVVKKGEFSVGDLCVYVEIDSILPDRPEFEFLRAKSNRIRTVRLRGQISQGVCFPLSILPDSVEVAEGLDVTTVLDIEKYEPPIPAQLSGIMKGGFPSFIPKTDETRVQILADLLEKYEGERCFITEKLDGSSVTYYWNEGEFGVCSRNMELEKSVDNSFWKVAIDLDIEAKLKQLGQHIAIQGELIGEGIQSNKYKLKGQTVRFFNAFAISNNQYLDYVDFRKLLEALALPIVPVLEENFSLVSDINTLVDLSVGGSVLRKETRREGIVIRPLKEQIDQIGRVSFKVINPGFLLKYEDA, from the coding sequence ATGAGGAAATTAGCATCTCTCCAAAGAATTACCGCGCTCGAACCCATTCCAAATGCGGACAGTATCTTGAAAGCTACGGTTTTGGGTTGGCAACTGGTCGTTAAGAAAGGGGAGTTCTCCGTAGGAGATCTTTGTGTTTATGTTGAAATTGATAGTATTCTACCCGATCGTCCTGAGTTTGAATTTCTCAGAGCGAAGAGTAATCGAATTCGTACGGTTCGTCTACGTGGTCAAATCTCGCAGGGCGTTTGTTTCCCCTTGTCTATTTTACCTGACAGCGTTGAAGTAGCGGAAGGCCTGGATGTTACTACGGTACTGGACATCGAGAAATATGAGCCACCGATTCCTGCACAGTTGTCGGGGATTATGAAGGGAGGTTTTCCTTCTTTTATTCCGAAAACAGATGAAACGCGCGTACAAATTTTAGCCGACTTGCTAGAAAAGTATGAGGGTGAACGCTGCTTTATTACCGAAAAACTGGATGGTTCCAGTGTTACCTACTACTGGAATGAAGGTGAATTTGGGGTGTGCAGCCGGAACATGGAGTTGGAGAAATCCGTAGATAATTCATTTTGGAAGGTGGCGATCGACTTGGATATTGAGGCCAAACTTAAACAACTCGGACAGCATATTGCTATTCAAGGGGAATTAATTGGAGAAGGTATTCAAAGCAATAAGTATAAGCTAAAAGGCCAAACCGTCCGGTTTTTCAATGCTTTTGCCATTAGCAATAATCAATACCTCGACTATGTGGATTTTAGAAAGCTATTGGAGGCCCTGGCACTGCCAATAGTACCCGTTTTAGAGGAGAATTTTTCCCTGGTGTCAGATATCAATACCTTGGTTGATTTGTCCGTGGGAGGCTCCGTTTTGAGAAAAGAAACACGACGAGAAGGTATTGTTATCCGTCCATTAAAAGAGCAGATCGACCAAATCGGTCGAGTTTCTTTCAAAGTGATCAACCCTGGTTTCTTACTGAAGTATGAGGATGCTTAA
- a CDS encoding glycoside hydrolase family 2 TIM barrel-domain containing protein, with amino-acid sequence MLPVKSPMLLFLLFACLFTLRAQQRTIVTLSDGWKFKQGASKDAPSINLKDAAWEKVSVPHDWAISQPFILDGNGSTGKLPWQGEGWYRRDLAIPATAAGQRMYLIFDGVMAFPKVYVNGKLAGEWDYGYNSFYVDITDYVIPGGKNILAVHADTRNFDSRWYPGAGIYRKVQLLTVAPVHVAIWGTYVTTPIIKPNYADVRVSTQVNNYGEERSDITVEHEILSDGGLVLAKGTFGKSINAGQQSTLETTLTVLDPIRWDIDNPYLYRLLTRVLKDGVVVDEYSTHFGVRTIRFDPDHGFYLNDRRVQLKGVNLHHDHGPLGAAFYPRAMERQLEIMKSMGVNAIRNSHNVAAPELLEMCDRMGLLFFDEAFDKYDAKAGILEDTDFETFAQRNIHNFIVRDRNHPSVFLWSVGNEIPDVQNNDNNGFQRLHTMVNYVRKYDPTRPVTLVNDQLGNAARRHFDYYDVHSWNYGRRYRLARQMEPNKSVIISESASTLSTRGFYELPLPEDKTAFTKSLQVSSYDLNAPWWAEIADDDFMWQQDEPYIAGEFVWTGFDYLGEPTPYDNTTVKEMGFTDEAASRSSYFGIVDLVGIPKDRYYLYKSYWLPEENMIHILPHWNWPERVGEAVPVFVYTNGDEAELFLNGISQGRRRKQPKSDNSVDRFRLMWNDVIYEPGELLVVAYKAGRKMGEQRLQTAGEPTQLRLTPDRNTISKNGQDLSYVLVEALDAKGNLAPLAMDNIQLELTGAGTIAGVGNGNPQSFAPFQATEVALFYGKAMVILKSSPQAGKMRLKATSPKLAAGETVIGVE; translated from the coding sequence ATGCTACCTGTAAAATCGCCCATGCTACTGTTTTTGTTGTTTGCTTGTCTGTTTACGCTCCGTGCACAACAGCGAACGATTGTGACCCTTTCTGATGGTTGGAAATTTAAACAAGGAGCAAGCAAAGATGCTCCATCCATTAACCTGAAAGATGCCGCTTGGGAAAAGGTTAGCGTGCCCCACGACTGGGCAATTTCCCAGCCATTTATTTTGGATGGTAATGGCAGTACCGGAAAGCTTCCCTGGCAAGGAGAGGGCTGGTACCGTAGGGATTTGGCAATTCCTGCTACGGCTGCTGGCCAGCGCATGTATTTGATTTTTGACGGAGTGATGGCCTTCCCTAAAGTATATGTCAATGGCAAGTTGGCTGGAGAGTGGGATTATGGCTACAACTCGTTTTATGTAGATATTACCGACTATGTTATACCTGGCGGTAAAAATATCCTGGCTGTGCATGCGGATACGCGCAACTTCGACAGCCGCTGGTATCCAGGGGCAGGTATTTACCGTAAGGTACAATTGCTTACCGTCGCACCCGTACACGTAGCCATCTGGGGCACTTACGTGACCACGCCAATCATTAAGCCTAACTACGCAGATGTGAGGGTCAGCACCCAGGTCAATAACTACGGGGAAGAACGTTCTGACATCACCGTTGAGCACGAGATATTGAGTGATGGTGGGCTAGTGCTGGCCAAAGGTACCTTCGGTAAGTCGATCAACGCTGGTCAGCAGTCTACCCTGGAGACTACACTTACAGTACTTGACCCTATCCGCTGGGATATTGATAATCCCTATTTGTACCGCCTACTGACAAGGGTGCTAAAAGACGGAGTGGTCGTAGATGAATACAGCACCCATTTTGGTGTCCGTACCATCCGTTTTGATCCTGATCACGGTTTCTATCTTAATGATCGGCGTGTACAACTCAAAGGTGTCAACCTCCACCATGATCACGGCCCACTCGGCGCGGCTTTTTACCCACGGGCAATGGAGCGCCAGTTGGAGATCATGAAATCAATGGGGGTAAATGCTATCCGTAACAGCCATAATGTTGCCGCTCCTGAATTGTTGGAGATGTGTGACCGTATGGGCCTATTGTTTTTTGACGAAGCTTTTGATAAATATGACGCCAAAGCTGGCATCCTTGAGGACACTGATTTTGAAACCTTCGCCCAGCGAAATATCCACAATTTCATCGTGCGTGACCGCAATCATCCCAGTGTGTTTTTATGGTCGGTAGGCAATGAAATTCCCGACGTTCAGAACAACGATAACAATGGCTTCCAGCGCTTGCACACTATGGTCAATTATGTACGTAAGTACGATCCTACCCGCCCGGTAACGCTGGTGAATGACCAACTGGGCAATGCTGCCCGCCGGCATTTTGACTATTATGATGTACACAGTTGGAACTACGGTCGCCGCTACCGACTGGCTCGCCAAATGGAGCCCAACAAGTCGGTGATTATTAGTGAGTCGGCTTCTACCTTGAGCACACGTGGCTTTTACGAGTTGCCCTTGCCGGAAGACAAAACGGCATTCACAAAATCCTTACAGGTAAGTTCCTACGACCTCAATGCTCCCTGGTGGGCTGAGATTGCCGACGATGATTTCATGTGGCAACAAGACGAGCCCTACATTGCCGGAGAATTTGTCTGGACTGGTTTCGACTACCTCGGCGAACCCACGCCTTACGACAATACCACCGTAAAAGAAATGGGCTTTACGGACGAGGCCGCTTCGCGTAGCTCCTATTTTGGTATCGTTGATCTGGTGGGCATCCCCAAGGATCGCTACTACCTCTACAAAAGCTACTGGCTGCCCGAAGAAAACATGATTCATATCCTTCCACACTGGAACTGGCCCGAGCGGGTGGGGGAGGCGGTTCCCGTCTTTGTGTACACCAATGGTGATGAGGCGGAATTGTTCCTCAACGGAATATCACAAGGCCGCCGCCGCAAGCAACCCAAGTCTGATAACTCGGTCGACCGCTTCCGCTTAATGTGGAACGATGTGATTTACGAACCAGGCGAGTTGCTGGTCGTGGCCTACAAAGCAGGCCGCAAGATGGGCGAGCAGCGTCTGCAAACGGCTGGTGAACCTACCCAACTTAGGCTTACCCCCGATCGTAATACCATCAGCAAAAATGGCCAGGATCTCAGCTACGTCCTCGTAGAAGCCCTCGACGCCAAGGGCAATTTAGCCCCACTGGCCATGGATAACATCCAGTTGGAGCTCACCGGTGCGGGTACCATCGCCGGAGTTGGCAACGGCAACCCCCAATCGTTTGCACCCTTTCAGGCTACGGAAGTAGCGCTATTTTACGGCAAAGCCATGGTGATCTTGAAGAGCAGTCCGCAAGCCGGAAAGATGAGACTGAAGGCCACTTCGCCAAAGCTGGCTGCGGGGGAGACGGTGATTGGGGTGGAGTAG
- a CDS encoding arabinogalactan endo-beta-1,4-galactanase has translation MKKIFPLLCLLILLGSACETDKERPDFTPPTPAPEQPFLRGADLSYVNEMEDCGAVYLDAAGAAKDPYTIFKDAGTDLVRLRLWYQPDWTDYSNYADIVKAIARAKSADMKVLLDFHYSDDWADPAKQEVPAAWLPVVNDMTALGDSVYNYTFRVLSQLNALDLLPEYVQVGNETNSEILQDPDGSYTTINWNRNAFLLNKGLSAVRAAATAADKEIATMLHVAQPENALWWFAEAKENGLTNFDWIGISYYPLWSDVALNDLSAAISTLTTTYNKQLMVVETAYPYTLDNLDGANNILGEDAAVPDFPISEQGQYDFLKALEEKITAGGGKGLVYWEPAWVSTSCSTRWGQGSHWDNATLFDQNKQALKGMDYFAGE, from the coding sequence ATGAAAAAGATATTCCCCCTTTTATGTCTTTTGATTTTGCTGGGCAGTGCTTGTGAAACCGACAAGGAACGTCCTGATTTTACGCCCCCCACACCAGCGCCCGAGCAGCCATTCCTTCGAGGGGCAGATCTTTCTTACGTTAATGAGATGGAAGATTGTGGTGCGGTTTACCTGGATGCTGCAGGTGCCGCAAAAGATCCTTATACCATTTTTAAGGATGCAGGAACTGACTTGGTACGTCTTCGGCTTTGGTACCAGCCCGACTGGACTGATTACTCCAACTATGCAGACATTGTCAAGGCTATTGCTCGTGCAAAATCTGCAGATATGAAAGTGCTCCTTGATTTTCATTATTCCGACGATTGGGCGGATCCTGCCAAGCAGGAAGTACCTGCTGCCTGGTTGCCCGTTGTAAATGACATGACAGCATTGGGTGATTCTGTTTACAACTACACTTTTCGGGTGTTGAGCCAATTAAATGCCCTTGATTTACTGCCCGAATACGTACAAGTGGGCAACGAAACCAACTCAGAAATTTTGCAAGATCCTGACGGTAGCTATACGACCATTAACTGGAACAGGAATGCTTTTTTATTGAACAAAGGTCTGTCTGCCGTTCGCGCCGCTGCTACTGCTGCGGACAAAGAAATAGCCACCATGCTTCATGTAGCTCAGCCTGAGAATGCCCTGTGGTGGTTTGCAGAAGCTAAGGAAAATGGCTTAACGAATTTTGATTGGATCGGCATTTCTTACTACCCCCTGTGGTCAGATGTAGCATTGAATGATTTATCAGCAGCGATCAGCACCCTTACCACGACTTACAACAAACAACTCATGGTCGTTGAAACGGCTTACCCCTACACCTTGGATAACCTCGACGGAGCCAATAATATTCTGGGAGAAGATGCTGCGGTACCAGACTTTCCGATCAGTGAACAAGGCCAATACGATTTCCTCAAAGCCCTCGAAGAAAAAATTACTGCGGGAGGTGGTAAAGGCTTGGTCTATTGGGAACCTGCCTGGGTCTCTACTTCCTGTTCCACTCGCTGGGGGCAAGGCTCCCATTGGGACAATGCTACTTTATTTGACCAAAATAAGCAAGCCCTAAAAGGAATGGATTATTTCGCTGGTGAGTAA
- a CDS encoding pseudouridine synthase: MSNRSSLPTLFTAFRSAISSIELPEKFTFPFYYEPHPLALIAAKELQEHLLTQTDWTHNFGSDDNKQDNAIGKMFGVLVVKDQSGTLGYLSAFSGKLAESNQHPGFVPPLFDMLNEGSFFLTGMDILNQINDQIEQLERAPALEQARQALAQTQDEATEKVEGFRAQMKAAKKARKVNRENARITMEAKEFVAFNETLRQESLQHQFYFKDLVKHWTERVAQAQEQHDHYQSEIDKLKEERKNRSNALQQLLFAEYRFLNQAGETRSLQDIFKHTALKKPPAGAGECAAPKLLQYAFEHQLQPVTMAEFWWGQSPKSEVRKHGNFYPACRGKCEPILGHMLAGMALDDNPMLSNRNQVQDIPVVYEDEHLLLINKPPEFLSVPGRHIQDSIQWRMKQKYPEATGPMVAHRLDMSTSGLMIIAKTMDVYKFLQRHFMKRTVSKRYEALLDGIVAEDEGTIDLPLRLDIDDRPRQMVCYEHGKAARTHWKVIDRKDGKTRVHFFPITGRTHQLRVHAAHTLGLNAPIIGDDLYGQIGTRLHLHAAAITFKHPVTKEMVSFEVAADF; this comes from the coding sequence TTGTCGAATCGTTCCTCTTTACCCACTTTGTTCACTGCTTTTCGTTCAGCTATTTCCAGCATTGAACTTCCTGAGAAGTTTACCTTCCCCTTTTATTACGAGCCACATCCTCTGGCTTTAATCGCTGCAAAAGAACTTCAGGAACATTTGTTGACTCAAACCGATTGGACCCATAATTTCGGCAGTGACGACAACAAACAAGATAATGCTATTGGCAAAATGTTTGGGGTACTGGTGGTCAAAGATCAATCAGGAACATTGGGCTACCTCTCCGCTTTTTCTGGAAAATTGGCGGAAAGCAATCAACATCCCGGCTTTGTGCCACCGCTTTTCGACATGCTCAACGAAGGAAGCTTTTTTCTGACTGGCATGGACATTCTCAATCAGATCAATGATCAAATTGAGCAATTGGAAAGGGCTCCAGCCTTGGAGCAAGCCCGCCAGGCATTGGCCCAGACGCAGGACGAAGCGACCGAGAAGGTGGAAGGTTTCCGCGCACAAATGAAAGCTGCTAAAAAAGCTCGCAAAGTAAACCGAGAGAATGCACGAATAACCATGGAGGCGAAGGAGTTTGTGGCATTTAACGAGACCTTGCGACAGGAAAGCCTTCAGCACCAGTTTTATTTCAAAGACCTCGTAAAGCACTGGACAGAAAGAGTAGCCCAAGCGCAGGAACAGCACGATCATTATCAATCAGAGATCGACAAGCTCAAGGAGGAACGGAAAAACCGCTCCAACGCCTTACAGCAGTTGCTTTTTGCCGAATATCGATTTTTGAATCAAGCTGGAGAAACACGCAGCCTACAAGATATTTTCAAGCATACCGCACTGAAAAAGCCACCTGCTGGTGCCGGCGAATGTGCTGCTCCAAAATTATTGCAATATGCTTTTGAGCACCAGCTGCAACCCGTGACTATGGCCGAATTTTGGTGGGGGCAGTCGCCTAAATCAGAAGTTCGAAAACATGGCAATTTTTACCCTGCCTGTCGGGGTAAATGCGAGCCTATTTTAGGTCACATGTTGGCGGGTATGGCGTTGGATGACAACCCCATGCTCAGCAACCGTAATCAGGTGCAAGACATTCCAGTCGTTTATGAAGATGAACACCTGCTGCTGATCAACAAACCTCCTGAATTTCTTTCGGTTCCCGGCCGCCACATACAAGATTCTATTCAGTGGCGGATGAAACAAAAATATCCTGAAGCGACTGGACCCATGGTTGCTCACCGGCTAGATATGTCGACTTCTGGTCTGATGATTATCGCCAAGACCATGGATGTTTACAAATTTCTCCAGCGCCATTTTATGAAACGTACGGTTAGTAAACGCTACGAAGCACTACTAGATGGAATAGTAGCGGAAGATGAAGGAACCATTGATCTTCCGCTACGACTCGATATTGACGACCGCCCTCGGCAGATGGTTTGTTATGAGCACGGCAAAGCTGCACGAACGCACTGGAAAGTAATAGATCGGAAGGACGGAAAAACCCGGGTACACTTTTTTCCCATCACGGGCCGTACCCATCAGTTGCGCGTCCACGCAGCGCATACCCTGGGCCTCAATGCCCCCATTATCGGTGATGACCTTTACGGACAGATAGGGACTCGCCTACACCTGCACGCCGCCGCCATCACTTTCAAGCATCCGGTGACCAAGGAGATGGTGAGTTTTGAGGTAGCTGCGGATTTTTGA
- a CDS encoding YegP family protein, with the protein MAFEVFKNDSGKFYFNLKATNGQVILSSQGYAAKSGAMNGVQSVINHAKDDANFERKEAKDGSPFFTLKASNGQIIGKSQMYKAVATMENGIESVKKNATADAAVKDLTV; encoded by the coding sequence ATGGCTTTCGAAGTATTCAAAAATGATTCTGGAAAATTCTATTTCAATCTCAAAGCAACCAACGGTCAGGTGATTCTTTCCAGCCAAGGTTATGCTGCCAAGTCGGGTGCAATGAACGGCGTTCAGTCGGTGATCAACCACGCAAAAGACGATGCAAACTTTGAGCGTAAGGAAGCAAAAGATGGTTCTCCATTCTTTACCTTGAAGGCTTCTAATGGCCAGATTATCGGAAAAAGCCAGATGTACAAAGCAGTAGCTACTATGGAGAATGGTATTGAGTCTGTTAAGAAAAATGCAACTGCTGATGCAGCAGTGAAGGACTTGACGGTTTAA
- a CDS encoding vanadium-dependent haloperoxidase, with product MKNYFLLFAMLLAVLVSCRKAETADQPATTVEPRGAENIAYKWSEMAILGTANDTDRFKPRPTITSRYLGLIFVSIFDAWSRYDEKATPVYLSGVERRPATEQDLKNKETAISYAAFRTLSEYYFTDKEIFANYMRELGLDPDDMSTDPTSPIGIGNLAAKAVIEARKGDGSNQYGEEEGSNGQPYFNYVGYAPVNSADENVDPNRWQPKYFADGKGGRFAPECLTPYWDKVQPVALKSGDQFRPGPPPMIGSEQLEAEVKEVMELQANLTDKDKALVEFMRDGPQSVQQAGHWLKFAQEVSRRDNHTLDEDVKMFFYNQVVAMDAFIASWDSKMFYDYARPYALVHKYYEDQKIKAWGGEGKGIVEMDGQQWRPYSPETFLCPPFPSYTSGHSTISGGCGEALKRWTGSDEFGSSVTLVAGALTEPDNLGDTVVIEFPTFTETAEMAGWSRVMGGYHIQADNVAGLQLGRDVAGEVWKFYLKHIGEEEKTAM from the coding sequence ATGAAAAACTATTTTTTACTATTTGCAATGCTTCTGGCAGTACTTGTTTCCTGCCGAAAGGCAGAAACAGCTGACCAGCCAGCAACTACGGTGGAGCCACGTGGCGCTGAAAATATCGCCTATAAGTGGAGTGAAATGGCTATACTGGGAACGGCCAATGATACCGATCGTTTCAAGCCCCGGCCAACCATCACCTCGCGTTATTTGGGCTTGATTTTTGTATCCATTTTTGATGCTTGGTCACGTTATGACGAAAAAGCGACCCCTGTTTATCTTAGTGGAGTTGAGCGTCGGCCTGCCACCGAGCAGGATCTTAAAAACAAGGAAACTGCCATCAGCTACGCAGCTTTCCGTACACTAAGTGAATACTACTTTACGGATAAGGAAATTTTTGCTAATTACATGCGTGAACTAGGTCTTGATCCTGACGATATGTCTACAGACCCAACTTCACCGATTGGTATTGGCAACCTTGCCGCTAAAGCCGTTATTGAAGCGCGTAAAGGTGATGGGTCTAATCAATATGGTGAAGAAGAAGGCTCTAATGGCCAACCTTATTTCAACTACGTAGGCTATGCTCCCGTCAATTCTGCCGACGAGAATGTAGACCCCAACCGTTGGCAGCCCAAATACTTTGCGGATGGAAAAGGAGGTCGCTTTGCGCCCGAATGCCTAACGCCTTACTGGGATAAAGTTCAGCCTGTAGCCCTTAAATCAGGCGATCAGTTTCGCCCTGGTCCTCCACCAATGATTGGATCAGAGCAATTGGAGGCTGAGGTGAAAGAAGTAATGGAACTTCAGGCAAACCTGACGGACAAAGACAAAGCACTCGTAGAATTTATGCGTGATGGCCCCCAATCGGTACAGCAGGCTGGTCACTGGCTGAAATTCGCACAGGAAGTTTCTCGTCGTGATAATCACACCTTGGACGAAGATGTGAAGATGTTCTTTTACAATCAAGTGGTTGCGATGGATGCCTTCATTGCTTCCTGGGATTCCAAGATGTTTTATGATTACGCACGTCCTTACGCATTGGTACACAAGTATTACGAAGATCAAAAGATCAAAGCCTGGGGTGGCGAAGGCAAAGGTATTGTAGAGATGGACGGTCAGCAGTGGCGTCCCTATTCACCAGAAACGTTTTTGTGTCCTCCATTCCCTAGTTACACTTCTGGTCATAGTACGATCAGTGGTGGCTGCGGTGAGGCCCTTAAGCGTTGGACGGGCAGTGATGAGTTTGGCAGCAGCGTGACGCTTGTTGCGGGTGCTCTCACGGAGCCAGATAACCTTGGCGATACCGTCGTCATCGAGTTTCCTACATTTACGGAAACGGCTGAAATGGCGGGCTGGTCACGCGTAATGGGTGGCTACCACATTCAGGCAGATAACGTTGCAGGCCTCCAATTAGGTCGTGATGTTGCTGGTGAAGTATGGAAATTCTACCTTAAGCATATCGGAGAAGAGGAAAAGACTGCGATGTAG